A stretch of DNA from Cellulomonas xiejunii:
ACCAGGATGCCGATGTACTCGAGCGTCCCCTGGCCCTTCTCACTGTCACCCAGCCGCTCGATAGCCTTCTGAACGCGGACCTGCGTGGCGACGAACATGCGAGTCATGTCTCTGCTCCTATCGGTGCCGGCGGTGTCAACACCGCTCCGCTGCTCTCCAGGCCCGCCCTACGCGTACCCGGCTGTTCTCGACAACGAGGACACTACGGACCGGCACCGTCCGGCCGACGGGCCCACGGACCCACTTCCGGACCTATTCACGACCCCTGCGCCGATGGGTACGTCGCACCACCCAGCCACACCGAGACGGCCTCCGCGCGGGTGCGTACCCCGAGCTTCGCGAAGATGTGGTTGATGTGGTTCTTGACGGTCTTCTCGGACACGAAGCACGTCCGAGCGATCTCGGCGTTCGTGCGGCCGGCCGACACGAGTTCCATGACCTCGGTCTCACGTGCCGACAGTCCGACGTCTGGCCGCGTGGGGGGCACGTCCTGGACCGGCTGGCTCCACGACGCCCGCATGGCCGTGGCCGCGCGCTCCGACAGGACGAAGGAGCCGGACGCGACCGACAGGATGGCCCGCTGGAGGTCCTCGGCGTCGAACGCCCCGTGGACGAGGTAGCCGCTCGCACCGGCATCGAGGGCTGCGCGGACCACGTCCGGCGTGTCGGCGTACGTGAGCATGAGGATCTTGCACCAGGTGCGCACTTCTGCGGCGACCTGCACGCCGTCCCGTCGCGGCATCCGCACGTCGAGCAGCACGACGTCCGGCAACGTCGCCCGCACGACGCGGACCGCTTCCTCCCCGTCCCCCGCCTCCCCCACCACGCGGAAACGCTCCGACGCCGCCAGGAGGCTGCGCAGACCCATGCGGATGACGGGGTTGTCGTCCACGAGGACGACTGTCACGACATCCTGCGTGGCACGCCCCTGCGACCCGTTGCCGGTCTGCTGCAGCTGCTGCTCATCCGTAGACATCCACCACTCCCCGCTCGACCGACCCGGACGGGTCGTGGCTGCCGCGGTGCACCACCTCGACGCGGGTCCCCGCGCCGGGCCGCGACGCGATCCGGACCTGAATGCCGACCTCGGCGGCACGCTCGTGCATCCCCGTGAGCCCGAAGTGCCCGCGAGGGCTGTGGCCGTCAGGCTCCGGCATGAAGCCCGTGCCGTCGTCGGCCACCGTGATGCGGCAGTCCGGGCCGTCCTTCTCGAGCTCGACGCGGACCCGCGTGGCGTCCGCGTGCCGGGCCGCGTTCTCGAGGGCCTCACCGATGATCGCCAGGACCTCGTACCGCACGTCGGTCGGGAGGTCCACCGCGCAGCGAGCGACGACCTCGCACGGCACCCCGTGGTCGGCCTCCCACTGCTGACAGATGTCGCCGAGGACGTCGACGAGCGGGCGATCGGGCTGATCGGTGCGCATGCGCACGAGGATCTCCCGCGCCTCCTGCGCAGCGGTCTCGGAGGCCTCGGCGAGAGCGATCGCCTGCACCCTGGCCTGCGCAGGGTCGCGCTCGACCCACAGCACGAGCCCTCGCGCCCCCAGAGCGATCCCGTGCAACGTCTTGCCGAGCGAGTCGTGCATCTCTCGCGCGAGGCGCGCGCGCTCGTCGGACGCGGCGACGGCCCGCAGGGCCAGGTCGGCGGCCCGGTACGCCGCGACCTGCTCGCGGTGCGCAGCACGCACGGCCCCGCCGATCCCGACGAGACAGAGGTAGAGAGCGGGCACACCGACATCCAGCATGAACCCGTACTGCTCCACCTGTCCGGTCTGGACGACGAGGACGTACCCCGCTGCGAGGATGGCGGCACCGACGACCGCGAAGCGCTGCGTCCACAGCATGCCGATCAGCAACGCCGTCGGGAAGGTCGCCAGCACGAGCGGGTTCTCGACCCCCAGCACGGCGACGAGTGCCAGGTTGAGGCTGATGTCGACGACGAGCACGAGCGGGTGCTTCCGCAGCACGTCGAGCACCCTGCCGTCGAGCAGGACGCCGAACGACGTGCCTGCGAGCGCCAGGACGCTCAGCAGGATGGGCGCCGTCATCGTCTCGCCCATGAGACCGAACAGCGCGACGACGATGGCGCCGAGCCGGACGAACATCGCTGTCGAGACGATGCGGCGGTGGAAGCCCTGGGAAGGCGTCATCCGCCCAGCCCTCCCGTCAGCGAGCCGACGTCGATGTCCGCGCCCACCCACAGCCCGACGAAGATGAAGATCATCGAGGCCGGGACCAGCACCAGGGACGTCACGAGCGTGACGCGCGGGGCCATGCGCGACGCCGCCTGGCGCTGCCGCTGGCCGCTGTCGCGTCGCATGTCCTGGGCGATCTGCTTCAGCGACTGCGCGAGCGGTGCACCGAGCTCCTGGGACTGCAGCAGCGCGGAGACGAACTGGCCGACCGGCTCGGACGAGCTGCGCTGGCGCAGCGCGACGAGCGCATCGCGCACCGAGGCCCCGTTGGTGATCTGGTGCAGCGTGAGCTGCACCTCCTCGCCGAGGGCGCCGTCGAACCGCTCCGAGACCCGGGCGAGGGCCTGACGGAACGAGACGCCGGCCATCACCGTGACAGCCAGCACGTCGAGGAAGTCCGGGAGGTCGCGGTCGATCTGCTCACGCCGCAGCCGCTGGCTGCGAGCGAGCTGGCTCAGCGGGAGGACCGCAGGTGCCGCGAACACCAGCGGGACGTACAGCAGGTTGCCCTGGAGGACGAAGACGACCGCCAGGGGCAGCATCAGGACGAACCACCAGGCGATCCGCTCGAGCAGGCCGTCGACCGTGAGCCCGTCGGGCCGACCAGCCTCGTCGACACGCTTCTGCAGCGCTGCGAGCCGCCGCGGTCCGAGCAGGCGTCGCAGTCGTGGCACCAGCCGCCGTGCGAGCCGCTGCAGCGGCGAGGTGCCTTCCGCACGTCGCCGCTGCTGACCGCGCAGGAGGTCGAGGTCCTCGACCGCGAGGGTGTCCAGGGCGTCCGTCCGTAAGGAGCGGTAGCCGACGAGCAGCAGCAGCGTGGCGGTAGCGGCGACGGCACCGGCGAGCAGCGTCACCACCATCACGTTCATGAGGGGAACCTCGTCATCCGCCTGATCAGCAGGGCGCCACCGACGAGGAGACCGCAGCCCACGACCAGCGCCGCCCGTCCCAGCCAGTCCTGGGTCATCTTCGCGACCGTGCCCTCCTGGAGGAAGTTGAGGAGGACCAGGATCCCCGCCCCCATCCCGACGACGGTGTAGCCGGTGGCCGTCGCCTGCGCCAGGATGGTGCGCACCTCGCGCCGGGTCTCCTTGCGCTGCTCGAGGGTGTCCGCGATGTCACGCAGCGCGGTGACGAGAGACCCGCCGCTGCGCGACGAGACGAGCAGCGTCGAGGTCAGCACGGACGCCTCCCGCGAGGGCAGGCGTTCCGAGAGCTCGCCCATCGCGGTCTCGAGGCTCGCCCCGAAGCGCATGCGGTTGGCCACCCGCTTGAGCTCGCTGCCGGCGGGGTCGTTGAGCTCCCCACCCGCGACGCCGACGGCGGCCGCGATGGACAGACCGGCGCTCGTCGCGTTCGACAGCACCCGTGCCAGCTCGGGCATCTGCGCGATGAACTGCTCGTTCCGGCGCTCCCGCGCGCGCCCCAACCAGGTACGCAGACCGATGACCATCGCCGCGACTCCGAGGAGCCCGAACACGGGCGCCAGCAGCACCGCGAGGAGCCAGCCGAACACGAGACCCCCGGCCGCGGCGACCCCGGACACGAGCACGGGTGACCGCTCGTCGCCCGCCAGCACGAGCTGGGCCGCCACCCACTTCCCCGCGCGGGTGCGGGCGTAGGACCTGTCCCAGGCCTCGACGCGGTCCAACCACGTGCCGCCGCCCTGGTCGACGACCTCCAGGACCATCTCGCGTCGACGGTTGCGCACGTAGAGGACGTCGGCGACCCCGACGACGAAGAGCACCGACGCCGCAGCCACCCCCACGAGGATCATGAGCACCGTCATGAGACCGCAGCCTGACCGGGCGACGGGACGCGGCCCGTGGCAGCTCTTGCTGCGGACGCCTGGATCCCGATCGGTTCACCCGCGATCCGGAGCTTGTCAGCGAGCGCTTGGGGCATCGGGTGCAGCACGAACGTCCCCGGCGTCCCGCTGGGACCCTCCGCCTCAGGGTCCCAGTGCATGATCGGGCGGACCTCGAAGTCCTCGCGATGCCGGGACGCGACCCAACCGACCTCGACGACGCGCCGGGTCCCGTCGGAGCCGCGCAGCAGCTGCACGACGATGTCGATGGCGTTGTTCACCTGGTCCCGCAGGGCGTGGAAGGGCACGTCGACGTCGCTCATCGACGCCAGCGTCTCGAGGCGGATGAGCGCGTCGACCGACGAGTTCGCGTGCACCGTGGCCAGCGAGCCCTCGTGACCCGTGTTCATCGCCTGGAGCATGTCCAGCGCCTCGCCCCCGCGCACCTCGCCGACGATCACACGGTCGGGGCGCATCCGGAGCGCGTTGCGGACGAGGTCGCGGATCGTGACCTGACCCTGGCCCTCGACGTTCGCCGGCCGGGTCTCGAGCCGGATGACGTGCTCCTGCGAGAGGGAGAGCTCAGCGGCGTCCTCGATGGTGATGATCCGCTGGCGGCCCTGGATGAACGCCGACAGGGCGTTGAGGAACGTCGTCTTCCCGGAGGACGTCCCGCCCGACACGACGATGTTGGCCCGCGCACGGACGCAGGCGGCGAGGAGCTCGGCGGTGGCGGCGTCGAGCGTGCCTCGAC
This window harbors:
- a CDS encoding response regulator, which codes for MSTDEQQLQQTGNGSQGRATQDVVTVVLVDDNPVIRMGLRSLLAASERFRVVGEAGDGEEAVRVVRATLPDVVLLDVRMPRRDGVQVAAEVRTWCKILMLTYADTPDVVRAALDAGASGYLVHGAFDAEDLQRAILSVASGSFVLSERAATAMRASWSQPVQDVPPTRPDVGLSARETEVMELVSAGRTNAEIARTCFVSEKTVKNHINHIFAKLGVRTRAEAVSVWLGGATYPSAQGS
- a CDS encoding sensor histidine kinase codes for the protein MTPSQGFHRRIVSTAMFVRLGAIVVALFGLMGETMTAPILLSVLALAGTSFGVLLDGRVLDVLRKHPLVLVVDISLNLALVAVLGVENPLVLATFPTALLIGMLWTQRFAVVGAAILAAGYVLVVQTGQVEQYGFMLDVGVPALYLCLVGIGGAVRAAHREQVAAYRAADLALRAVAASDERARLAREMHDSLGKTLHGIALGARGLVLWVERDPAQARVQAIALAEASETAAQEAREILVRMRTDQPDRPLVDVLGDICQQWEADHGVPCEVVARCAVDLPTDVRYEVLAIIGEALENAARHADATRVRVELEKDGPDCRITVADDGTGFMPEPDGHSPRGHFGLTGMHERAAEVGIQVRIASRPGAGTRVEVVHRGSHDPSGSVERGVVDVYG
- a CDS encoding type II secretion system F family protein gives rise to the protein MNVMVVTLLAGAVAATATLLLLVGYRSLRTDALDTLAVEDLDLLRGQQRRRAEGTSPLQRLARRLVPRLRRLLGPRRLAALQKRVDEAGRPDGLTVDGLLERIAWWFVLMLPLAVVFVLQGNLLYVPLVFAAPAVLPLSQLARSQRLRREQIDRDLPDFLDVLAVTVMAGVSFRQALARVSERFDGALGEEVQLTLHQITNGASVRDALVALRQRSSSEPVGQFVSALLQSQELGAPLAQSLKQIAQDMRRDSGQRQRQAASRMAPRVTLVTSLVLVPASMIFIFVGLWVGADIDVGSLTGGLGG
- a CDS encoding type II secretion system F family protein; translation: MTVLMILVGVAAASVLFVVGVADVLYVRNRRREMVLEVVDQGGGTWLDRVEAWDRSYARTRAGKWVAAQLVLAGDERSPVLVSGVAAAGGLVFGWLLAVLLAPVFGLLGVAAMVIGLRTWLGRARERRNEQFIAQMPELARVLSNATSAGLSIAAAVGVAGGELNDPAGSELKRVANRMRFGASLETAMGELSERLPSREASVLTSTLLVSSRSGGSLVTALRDIADTLEQRKETRREVRTILAQATATGYTVVGMGAGILVLLNFLQEGTVAKMTQDWLGRAALVVGCGLLVGGALLIRRMTRFPS
- a CDS encoding CpaF family protein; translation: MSGYTEFSQDPPAQQAVTSSPFARSELDEQLVGQFKRKLLDEVDLHELGRLEPGQRRVRLERVVAHLVSTEGVILTTRERNALIRRVVDESIGLGVLEPLLADETVSEIMINGHDTLYVERFGQLERVGTAFASEEQLRQTIDRIVSTVNRRVDESSPMVDARLPADERMPRGARVHVVLPPLALDGPTVTIRLFPRAYGLDELLRRGTLDAATAELLAACVRARANIVVSGGTSSGKTTFLNALSAFIQGRQRIITIEDAAELSLSQEHVIRLETRPANVEGQGQVTIRDLVRNALRMRPDRVIVGEVRGGEALDMLQAMNTGHEGSLATVHANSSVDALIRLETLASMSDVDVPFHALRDQVNNAIDIVVQLLRGSDGTRRVVEVGWVASRHREDFEVRPIMHWDPEAEGPSGTPGTFVLHPMPQALADKLRIAGEPIGIQASAARAATGRVPSPGQAAVS